The following coding sequences are from one Loxodonta africana isolate mLoxAfr1 chromosome 18, mLoxAfr1.hap2, whole genome shotgun sequence window:
- the LOC111752517 gene encoding cytochrome c oxidase subunit 7C, mitochondrial-like, which translates to MLGENIRKFTTSVVCRSYCEEGPGKNLPFSVENKWRLLIMMTLYFGSGFAAPFVIVRQQLLKE; encoded by the coding sequence ATGTTGGGGGAGAACATCCGGAAGTTCACCACATCTGTGGTCTGTAGGAGTTACTGTGAGGAGGGCCCAGGGAAGAATTTGCCATTTTCAGTGGAAAATAAGTGGCGGCTACTAATTATGATGACATTGTACTTTGGGTCTGGATTTGCTGCACCTTTCGTTATAGTAAGACAACAACTGCTTAAGGAATAA